The stretch of DNA GCAAAGGGTTTACAGCGATCGGCAAACGGCAGTATTGGGACGCTAGGGAGTCAGAGTGACCAAAAAAGACATCGTGAGAGCGATCTCGGAAGAGGTTGGACTGACTCAGCAGCAAACGAAGGAAATCGTTCAAAAGACCTTTGACGCCATAGTGGAATGCTTGGTACGAGAACGTCGGATCGAACTCAGAAACTTTGGTGTTTTTGAGGTCAAGCCACGTGCAGCCCGAAAGGCTCGTAATCCGCGGACTGGTGAACAGGTCGATGTACCCATGAAGTACGTCGTCACGTTCAAGCCCGGCAAGTACATGGAAGCAAAGGTTAGTGATTTGGATGCTACCGAAATGGAAGCAGCCAATCCAAAACAACAAAACAACCAGCAACCGCCCAACCTAACCACTGGAAGTGATCTTCCACCGGATGGGCCAACGGGACGCTGGGACACTTGATCGAACGACTAAACACACCCTCGCTGGGCATTCATCAGAATTAGTGATGGAACCGGTGAACCCAACCGAGCAAGCGAACGTTCACGGAGGAACGACATGCGACGCACTCAAGCCAATTCACGACCCAGTCGCACCATGCGGATTGCCATGCAAGCCACGATGGCAGTCGTGTGCGTTGTCACCACCGTTGGTTGCTTCGTTCCTATCTATTCGGCTCGACCTGAACGGCGTGTTCAGCAACTGCTTTACACTTCGGAAGACTTGCGATCGCTCGTCGAAGAATGGGAGCGTTTCTGGCACCTGGACCAGCCCAGCCACATGACACCGGTTCGGACTCACGGCGGCATCATGTAGGCGTTCTTGTTTCAATCGATCGTTCTCGAATCGTTCGAGCTAAACCGATTGATCGAGCAAGTAACCCGAAAGAGACTTTCCCTGCGGAGAAGATCCGCCGGTGAATTGTCCTAGACTCGACGCTGCGTCAACTAAGATTGAAAGCGAGTTGGCGAGCGAGAAATTCGCTCCCGCGTGTTTTCCGCCCGATGCCAGTTCTAGCAACTCGGCCAAAGCAGTCTTGGTGGCTTCCTGAAGTTGACCGGACAACGGCGACTCGCTGGACGTTCCCGTTATTTCGCCGCCGGCCGCTACCGTGAACGAATCGAACTCTCCCGAGAATCCCGGCGCCAAGCGAATCGTGATCTCAATGCCGTCTTGCTCTAAGACGTAGCGCCCACGATCGGCCTGTATGCGTTGGCCGTCGTAGTCAAACGTCTGCTGGGATCCGCGTGCTGAATAGGTTTCGCTGCCGCTTGATCGCAAGCGTTTCTTGCTTCCAGAAGAGACCTCGATGTCATCGAAGTTGCCCACGAATGAGTCGGCAAACTGGACTCCGATCATTCCGTTGCCCGAGTCATAGTCAAACGAGTCGGTGCTGCTGGAAACGCTTTGGCCATTGATCGTAGCCCAGCCGTTTTGG from Rubripirellula amarantea encodes:
- a CDS encoding HU family DNA-binding protein, which translates into the protein MTKKDIVRAISEEVGLTQQQTKEIVQKTFDAIVECLVRERRIELRNFGVFEVKPRAARKARNPRTGEQVDVPMKYVVTFKPGKYMEAKVSDLDATEMEAANPKQQNNQQPPNLTTGSDLPPDGPTGRWDT